The Pagrus major chromosome 10, Pma_NU_1.0 genome contains a region encoding:
- the rce1a gene encoding CAAX prenyl protease 2, whose product MAEEEDLSPNLLTGQTKHGNGDFVPPDGLCWVSVLSCLLLACSYVGSLYVWRSDLPRDHPTVIKRRFTSVLIVSGLSPLFVWAWREFTGVRTGPSLLALMGMRFEGLIPAIMLPLLLTMVLFLGPLMQLAMDCPWSFMDGIRVAFDPWFWMLCFSDMRWLRNQVVAPLTEELVFRACMLPMLVPCAGPSTAIFTCPLFFGVAHFHHVIELLRFRQGTLSGIFLSAVFQFSYTAVFGAYTAFIFIRTGHLMGPVLCHSFCNYMGFPAISTALEHPHRITVLSSYLLGVLLFLLFLFPFTDPSYYGLPTPVCTLTSSPSSLCLS is encoded by the exons atggcagaggaggaggatttaTCACCGAACCTTCTGACAGGGCAGACGAAACACGGCAATGGCGACTTCGTGCCTCCAGATGGCTTGTGCTGGGTGTCAGTGCTGTCCTGTCTGCTGCTGGCTTGTTCTTATGTCGGCAGTCTGTACGTGTGGAGGAGTGACCTGCCGAG GGATCACCCCACTGTGATAAAGAGACGCTTCACCAGTGTGCTGATCGTGTCCGGCCTGTCGCCTCTCTTTGTGTGGGCATGGAGAGAATTCACAGGAGTCAGG actggCCCATCATTACTGGCTCTAATGGGGATGCGATTTGAAGGCCTCATTCCTGCCATcatgcttcctctgctgctcacaATG GTCCTGTTTCTGGGCCCTCTCATGCAGTTGGCTATGGACTGTCCCTGGAGCTTCATGGATGGGATCCGGGTGGCCTTTG ACCCGTGGTTCTGGATGTTGTGTTTCAGCGACATGCGCTGGTTGAGGAATCAGGTGGTGGCACCGTTAACAGAGGAGCTGGTTTTCAGAGCCTGCATGCTGCCCATGTTGGTGCCCTGCGCTGGTCCTTCCACTGCCATCTTCACCTGCCCCCTCTTCTTTGGAGTGG CTCACTTTCACCATGTGATCGAGCTGCTGAGGTTCAGACAGGGCACACTGTCAGGaatcttcctctctgcag TGTTCCAGTTCTCCTACACAGCAGTGTTTGGGGCCTACACtgccttcatcttcatcagaaCAG GTCACCTGATGGGTCCGGTGCTCTGCCACTCCTTCTGTAACTACATGGGTTTCCCCGCCATCAGCACAGCTTTGGAGCACCCGCACCGTATCACCGTCCTCTCTTCCTACCTGCTGGgggtcctcctcttcctcctcttcctcttccccttcACTGACCCCTCCTACTATGGCCTCCCCACCCCAGTTTGcaccctcacctcctcccccagctccctctgcctctcctga